The DNA region CGGGTAGACAATGGtagaacaatcatgaagaagaacaCAGTTCTCGATAGTGCATACATAGTTCCGTACAACCCATCTCTATTACTAAAGTATGCTTGCCACATCAACGTTGAGCATACATGTTAGACATCTGCCATAAAATATATGTTCAAATATGTTCACAAGGTAAATGATAGAGTCACAGCTTCTTCTTCCAAAGCAATGATGAAGGACAGCTCGAAAAGGTAATTGATGAGATCAGAAATTACTACGATTGTAGGTACATATTTGCATGTGAAGCTACATGGAGAATATTTGGGTATGAGATACAACTTAAGCAACCATCAGTTGTTAGACTCCCTTTTCACTTACCAAACAAAAATCCCGTGGTTTTTAGAGACTATGAGAACATAGTTGATCTCATCGACAGGGTGGACGGCAAGCCAACGAAGATCCTAGCATGGATGCTTGCAAATAAACTGTTTGCATTTGGTCGTGTGCTTACCTATAGTCAGTTTCCAAACAAATTTGTTTGGAAAGAAGATATCTCCATGTGGATGCCTAGGAAACAAGGCTTCTCAATTGGCAGATTAACTCATGTCCCACGTGGTAATGGTGAAGACTATTACCTCAGGCTTCTActtaatattcaaaaaggttgttTGAGTTTTGTTGACTTGCGGACGGTTGAGGCCATGGTGTATACAACGTTCAAGGAAGCATGCTATGCATTGGGGCTTCTGTAAGATGATAAAGAATTTATTGATGCAATCTTAGAAGCGAGTTCTTGGGCATCTGCAGCTTACATCCGCAACCTTTTTGTCGTTCTCTTATTGTCAAACAACATTGGTAGACCTGAAATCGTTTGGCAACAGTGTTATGGTGTGCTATCTGAGGACATTTTGTATAATCATAGAAAAAATTGCATTTTACAGGTGAGTTTAACACTTATATCTTTGTTGTTTAGTGCCAAATTATGTTTTTGTGAACTTAAATTCACATATCTGACAACTCTATCTTTGTATATGGGTGACAGACTTACAACTTTTCGAGGACCGAATCATGAATCTCACCTTTCAAAGATACAAAAAAAACTCCAGGCTAATGGTAGATCACTTAAAGAATTCGACCAAATGCCTTTTCCAAGTATTACCTCTGTAGATGGGTTAGACGACCGTTTGATCATGGATGAACTGAACTTTGACCGTGGTGTTCTACACAACGAGTTTACTAAAAACTTCACAGAAATGAATGTAGATCAAAGGAAAGCATTTGAAGTGATTATGAAGGCTGTAGATGCGAATGATGGagggttttcttttttatttatggtTATGGAGGTACTGGAAAGACGTATCTCTATAAGACTCTATCAGCAGCAATACGAAGTAGCGGTGAAATTGTTCTAAACGTGGCATCTAATGGtattgcttctttattgcttCCAAATGGACGAACAACACATTCAAGGTTTAAAATACCCTTTGACTTGAACAAAGACTCGGTTTGTTGCGTTAAACAAGGCACTTCATTGTGCAAGCTAGTTTGCAAGGCAAAGCTTATTATATGGGATGAGGCATCCATGCTAAATAAATTGTGCTATGAGGCTCTTGACAAATGCTTGAGGGACATTCTTAGGTTTGAACCATACTATAACACAGAACTGCCATTTGGAGGAAAGGTGGTTGTTTTAGGGGGGACTTTAGGCAGATATTGCATGTAATACCAATAGGTTCTAGGCAAGATATAGTACAGGCATCCATAAACTCATCCTATTTGTGGCAACACTGTATTGTTGATGCTCACGATTAACATGTGTGTAACTGTTGGCCTAGATAGTACCACACTGAAAGACGTTGATGAATTTGCTACGTGGTTGTTAGGGATAGGTGACGGCCTTGTTGGGGATTCGACTGATGGTTAGTCGATTGTGCTTATGCATGATGAAATTGTAATTGATGCATTCGAGAAACTGGTGGACTTTGTTTATCCCAACCTATTGTCTAACATCCAGATAACATCTTTTTTCAAGGACAGATCAATCTTGGCCCCAACATTGGAAGTTATAAATGAGGTTAATGCTTTCATTATGCAACATGTAAACGCTGATGAGAAAACTTACTTGAGCTCTGACACTTTATGTGTGGAAGAAGGAAACATGGAATATGAATTAGATACATTATCGTAGGATGTTCTTAATGCCATCAATTGCTCTGATTTACCGCTTCACGAATTGACTCTGAAAGTAGGTATTCTCGTCATGCTACTGCATAACATTGATCAGTCAAATGGGTTATGTAACGGAACAAGATTGCAAGTCAGAAGATTGGGTAACCACGTGATCGAATGCATCACACTAACAGGTGACAAGGTAGGTCAAGTGGTTCTAATACCCCGCATGATTATGATTCCCAATAACCAAGCTTTACCTTTCAGGTTCCAGCGTAGACAGTTTCCTATTATTGTCTCTTTTGCTATGACGATTTAACAAATCACAGGGACAGACACTAAGTACTGTTGGATTATACTTACTGAGACCAGTATTTACACATGAATAACTATATGTAGCATTATCAAAAGTCAAGTCAAAGACTAGGTTGCGAATACTTATTCAAAACCGTGGATATATGTTATCAAAGTCAACATAAATATTGTATATAGAGAAGtctttcaaaacatataatttttgaGATGTGTTGTATAATATATTTGGTATTTTTCACAATTTAATTCTACAAAGACATACCCGTGCATCGCATGGGGAGCTGCACTAGTGTTAACTTACTAAAAGTTAGTTTCCTATACCTTCTCTTATTATCAATAATTTGGtaaatttctctatttcattaTGTAAAATTTTGATGATCACATAGCAATTTTGGTTCAGAAACGTGACAGTCCTGAATCATGTGGTTGGTGTAAAGATAAAATGGCAATGTAGGTATCAATAGGCCACGCTCAAGAGCAGAGAGCGCATAGAATTAACAAGAGTGTATATATGATAGTGTGATGAGTGATTGCATTGCTCTGTTTACTCTCAGATGCAAgttatatataatagtacataaaGGTTCTAGTATCTCTTAATACACACGTGACAAAAACTAACCTCCTAACAACTCTGGTAAGTTGGCACAGTAACTAACTCAGCTAACTACCTTGCTGACTTGGCCTAACTGTTTCGAAAATCCAGAAAGAGCATAACGGAGATGAGGTTGGTGAAAATATCAACAACTTGAAACTGATGTGCAGGAATGAATGTGGTAAACTAAGATTCTGCCGTTCATAACCAAGTCTGAAACATAATGTAAATCAAGCTCTACATGCTTGGACTTAGAATGCAGCACTGAATTTGTTGCCATCATGATAGTGCTCAAAGTGTCATAATAAACCTTGGGAAGAACTGTAAATTAATGTaagaatgaaaaaggaaacaCTTACTATATAAAACATAGAAGTATGTACAGACATGAGCACTCAAACATTCAAAATCAACATAAGAATGAAAGAataataatcataacaataatagaAATAGACTATATAATTCCTTGGAAAAAGATTGGCctaaacatgatgccaagactcTTCTCCAGGGCTAACTGGTGGTAACTCTGGCCTAATCTCTTCTAGCTGCTGGAGAATTTGGTGAGCTTCCGGCCGTGGCGACGGTGTAGGATCAACGCAGTGCAAAGCAAGCTTCAAGGTGTTAAGCAACTCATCATTAACTGTTGAGGATGATGCCTTGTCCCTCATCAAATCCGAATCGAAAACCTCATTTGTCCACTCTTCTTTGACAATAGAAGCAACCCACTGAGGCAAATCCAAGCCATTCCTAGTTTCACCTGGTGACTTTCCTGTCAAGATTTCCAGCAAGATCACACCATAGCTGTATATATCAGATTTTGTGTTAGCCTTCTTGAGTTTCGAGAGCTCAGGCGCGCGATATCCTAGTGCTGCGGCTGTAGCTATCACATTGGAATTAGCAGCAGCTGTCATCAACCTAGAAAGGCCAAAATCTGCTATCTTAGCATCTGTGTTCTCATCAAGCAGCACATTGCTGGATGTAAGGTTTCCATGTATGATGTTCGCCTTCGAATGAAGGTAAAACAAGCCACGCGCAATTCCCTGCGCAATTTTCATCCTTGTTGGCCAATCAATGTATGTTTCAGGTCTAAGAACTGCATCAAAATGGGAAATACTTAATCTAATTCTATCATCAATCAATAAAGAATGAAACAAGAGAAATAACTAACAATTATGAGCATAGCAACCTCTGCAAAATCGAAATAGCTTACCATGTAGGAAAGAAGCAAGGCTTCCTCTAGGCATGTAATCAAAAACAAGGAGCTTTTCCCCTTTTTGTCCCAAGTAATAGGCCCTTAGAGCCAAAAGATTGGGATGTCTAATTCTCCCAAGAACACAAACTTCCGATTCAAATTCTCTCTGACTCTTTGTGATCTTTTCTCTCAATCTCTTCACTGCAACTTGCCTTCCATCCTCCATTGTAGCCTTGTACACAGTTCCATAGGTGCTCTTTCCCATTATTTCCGCCGTTGCGCACAAGAGATCGTCAGCTGTAAACTTAATTGGTCCATCAAAATGGACTAGCTTCCCTCCAGCATCGCCGCCCTCTTCAACTTCACCAGAAGAAACAGGCAGCGCGACTCCTCTTTCTGTCCTAGTCGTACCAGCAGCTCTCCTTGTGGCCTTTCCATTATCCGCCGTAGAATTCGCCCTCTTTCTGATCAAGCAGAAGAGCAGGATGCAGCATAGTGTAATGAGGACTAAGAGCAGTGCCCCTGCTGCTATGAGAATCTTGTCTTTGGTACCTAGTTTCCTATGATGGCGATCTTTCGACTCTTGATGTGGAAACGGTGCTAGAACTTCATCTGATGGAGCAGGTGCAAGACATGGAGATGAAAGGCTATAACCACATAATTGATTGTTTCCCACAAAGGAACTTGAGTTAAATTTCTTAGCAAGCATAGTTGGAACGGGACCTGAGAGATTGTTGTAAGACACATTGAAAAACTTAAGACTAACTTGTGTCCCAAGAGATAATGGAATTTCTCCGCTGAGATTATTCATTGACAAATCGAGCTGTGAAAGCGCGGAAATCTTTCCAATACTTGCAGGAACATGACCACTAAACTTGTTCCTACTCAGAATCAGAACAGAAAGATTATGCAGTTTCCCTAAAGCTTCTGGTATTTGGTTACCAAGATGGTTGTTATCTAAATTCAATAGTTTTAGTGAGGATAAATTAGAGAGTGTAGCAGGCAAGCTTCCATTAAGTTCATTATTCGAAAAGTCAAACGATTCGAGCCTAGAAAGTGTTCCTAATTCATTTGGTATAGCTCCAATAAACCGATTATGACCAAGCCTGAAAAAACTTACTTTTCAcatggaatttctaaaaaatgttaccatggaaatgattccccacatcttcatcatacttttaacccacaattaaattctatagtagatatgcttgaagaaatattactatctataaaatttcaaagaaataaggaaaaagagaatcccaaagaagaaaaatttcaaaatataatcaacataacagacttaaaagtaaaaccaccattgaaattatgaatattgaagaaaaattagaagaagttacaatgctttttaaacaattaaaaatggctcaagaaaataatattatggaacatggttttcaaatagaagaagaattagtaaattctgaaaacatagaaaatgaagaacacattctagattattcaagtgacgaagaaccagcaattccaatacaagtaaaaaatgatgctggaacatctaaggataatcaatctcaatttaaatgggaaacaggttttgataattatgcttttaaaaaaggatttataaataaagattcaaaatatacaaaaataccatcaaaatacgttcctaaaatccaggaaatggaaggagaaagaatgctcgatttagactgcaaaaagaacgaaaaagaaatttttgaaaactggttgaattccttcttattagaagcctttactaatccaaaacttagtgaattgtctggaagagacatttggaattacataggatttcatactaaaggaactataagagattatatgacatcaatagaaaaccaattaatagaagaattagaaacaaaaacaacagcttatgataagatattatatataatgatgattctatataaagaattttttggaaaaaatattatagatcatagacaagaagtctataataaagaatatcaagaagcaaaacaccatttagctaatattcagatatatgatttatgtaatgtggagtcttatatatgtgaatatagaatacactattacaaattaaaataagaagataaaaatcattatctcagtatgtatataacaaaactgccatatcctgctaatgaatttataatgggaagatttataagagaaataaatagaggaacaattgaaaataattttggtggagcaacctctgcaataagagaggaaataaaagaacgttgtatgcaagaagcaactcaaaaaagatttgcaaatataattagaatttgctgtcaggataatgaagaaatacctcaaaaatatggtcttaataaaaattttcaaagaaaaagaaaatatcaatttagaagaagaaaatactatccaaactggagaaaaaagagatattttaggaaaga from Arachis hypogaea cultivar Tifrunner chromosome 10, arahy.Tifrunner.gnm2.J5K5, whole genome shotgun sequence includes:
- the LOC140175603 gene encoding uncharacterized protein; amino-acid sequence: MVGKVNPVINNGSAPPCFSTSGQNYHSIRSLLPIVDDRPRFAQLYIYDTENEVNNRITTVSSETKSNTIEAQIVYELKEMLDLHNHLAKNICFARDRFVEGSNPEIKLRLIRKRKKDGRVYNLPTVTEVAILIVGDIDDSILKRDIIIESTSNRLQRINALHPYAGYPSYFITITCNPEWGEIKRLLKDIGLKEEDKLDIVSRIFNIKLSELIADFKQGRFFRKITGYVCTMEFQKRGLPYAHILLFMHPLYKPKSPKDIDKLISAEIPDKRKRLKLYAAIEKFMSHSFFFQSNDEGQLEKVIDEIRNYYDCRYIFACEATWRIFGYEIQLKQPSVVRLPFHLPNKNPVVFRDYENIVDLIDRVDGKPTKILAWMLANKLFAFGRVLTYSQFPNKFVWKEDISMWMPRKQGFSIGRLTHVPRGNGEDYYLRLLLNIQKGCLSFVDLRTVEAMVYTTFKEACYALGLLPEIVWQQCYGVLSEDILYNHRKNCILQANGRSLKEFDQMPFPSITSVDGLDDRLIMDELNFDRGVLHNEFTKNFTEMNVDQRKAFEVIMKAVDANDGGFSFLFMVMEVLERHSTTLKDVDEFATWLLGIGDGLVGDSTDGILVMLLHNIDQSNGLCNGTRLQVRRLGNHVIECITLTGDKVGQVVLIPRMIMIPNNQALPFRFQRRQFPIIVSFAMTI
- the LOC112715365 gene encoding probable leucine-rich repeat receptor-like protein kinase IMK3, with product MNNLSGEIPLSLGTQVSLKFFNVSYNNLSGPVPTMLAKKFNSSSFVGNNQLCGYSLSSPCLAPAPSDEVLAPFPHQESKDRHHRKLGTKDKILIAAGALLLVLITLCCILLFCLIRKRANSTADNGKATRRAAGTTRTERGVALPVSSGEVEEGGDAGGKLVHFDGPIKFTADDLLCATAEIMGKSTYGTVYKATMEDGRQVAVKRLREKITKSQREFESEVCVLGRIRHPNLLALRAYYLGQKGEKLLVFDYMPRGSLASFLHVLRPETYIDWPTRMKIAQGIARGLFYLHSKANIIHGNLTSSNVLLDENTDAKIADFGLSRLMTAAANSNVIATAAALGYRAPELSKLKKANTKSDIYSYGVILLEILTGKSPGETRNGLDLPQWVASIVKEEWTNEVFDSDLMRDKASSSTVNDELLNTLKLALHCVDPTPSPRPEAHQILQQLEEIRPELPPVSPGEESWHHV